A genomic window from Bradyrhizobium lupini includes:
- a CDS encoding response regulator produces MDTRTIMIVEDDREIRALLADLLTREGYAPVCVENGAAMDRALMQACPDLVVLDIMLPGEDGLSICQRLRSKSRTPILMLTAKADDVDRIIGLELGADDYLPKPFNPRGLLARIKAVLRRVDGPLQMPPPRRIAFGRLVADLDGRSLTNDQDHIVELTAAEFDLLACFLERPKRVLSRDQLLDWTRGRTADPFDRVIDVSVSRLRRKLVAADPKAAFSIRTVRNGGYLFSADVRPL; encoded by the coding sequence ATGGACACTCGGACGATCATGATCGTGGAGGACGACCGCGAGATCCGCGCGCTCTTGGCGGACCTGCTGACGCGGGAGGGCTATGCGCCGGTTTGCGTCGAGAACGGCGCGGCGATGGACCGGGCGCTGATGCAGGCATGCCCGGATCTCGTCGTGCTTGACATCATGCTGCCGGGCGAGGACGGACTGTCGATCTGCCAGCGCCTGCGCAGCAAGAGCCGCACGCCGATCCTGATGCTGACGGCCAAGGCCGACGATGTCGACCGCATCATCGGCCTGGAGCTCGGCGCCGACGATTATCTGCCGAAGCCTTTCAATCCTCGGGGATTGCTGGCGCGCATCAAGGCCGTCTTGCGGCGTGTGGACGGCCCGCTGCAGATGCCGCCGCCGCGGCGAATTGCTTTCGGCAGGCTGGTGGCCGATCTCGACGGGCGCAGCCTGACCAACGACCAGGACCATATCGTCGAGTTGACGGCAGCGGAGTTTGATCTGCTGGCATGTTTCCTCGAACGGCCCAAGCGGGTGCTGTCCCGCGACCAGTTGCTCGACTGGACGCGCGGCCGGACCGCGGATCCGTTCGACCGCGTCATTGACGTGTCGGTCAGCCGGCTGCGCCGCAAGCTCGTCGCCGCGGATCCCAAGGCTGCGTTCTCGATCAGGACCGTGCGCAATGGCGGCTATCTCTTCAGTGCTGACGTTCGCCCGCTCTGA
- a CDS encoding cell wall metabolism sensor histidine kinase WalK encodes MSRLHIAARLGLIVVGAIILVQLLSVAIYFVEQRGRGEPSGFAALFAQVAALAEAIDRVPRDDRDLVLRAATTARFKPVVRQDVPPNPLHGRFLSSAEQRLRAQSGVPAERLVALSFVNVRDGQQVARLRDLVTSRLQAVIELAGGGYLVIETAGELSLRLLGIPVGLLAGILGFVVALAALLAVRHETRPLSELTVAIERFGAAMETMPVSERGAPDVRALIRAVNAMQANIAELLRSRTLVLGAISHDLRTYVTRLRLRLELLPESVQRDKATVDLDDMQSLMDDALAFVRASFAGPSAETVDLARVARTEYEARKGACAALTLTCEDPALLIRGSAAGMARVVANLVNNAILYGGAADISLYAETDVIELLVEDRGPGIPVDERTRVFDPFYRLETSRSRESGGAGLGLTIVRQVVESNGGTVAIEDRPGGGTRVRVRLPRERSQ; translated from the coding sequence ATGAGCAGGCTTCACATCGCCGCCCGCCTCGGCCTTATCGTCGTCGGCGCCATCATTCTCGTGCAGTTGCTGTCGGTCGCCATCTATTTCGTGGAGCAGCGCGGCCGCGGCGAGCCGTCCGGATTTGCCGCTTTGTTCGCGCAGGTCGCCGCCTTGGCGGAGGCTATCGACAGGGTACCGCGCGACGATCGCGACCTGGTGCTGCGCGCGGCCACGACGGCGCGATTCAAGCCGGTCGTGCGTCAGGACGTGCCGCCCAACCCGTTGCATGGCCGTTTCCTGAGCAGCGCGGAGCAACGGCTGCGCGCGCAGAGCGGTGTGCCAGCGGAGCGGCTGGTCGCACTGTCCTTCGTCAACGTCAGGGACGGCCAACAGGTGGCCCGCTTGCGTGATCTCGTCACCTCGCGCCTGCAAGCTGTCATTGAACTTGCTGGCGGCGGCTATCTGGTGATCGAGACCGCAGGTGAGCTCAGCCTTCGCCTGCTCGGCATTCCTGTCGGCCTGCTGGCCGGAATTCTCGGCTTCGTCGTCGCTTTGGCGGCCTTGCTCGCGGTCCGCCACGAGACCAGGCCGCTGTCCGAGTTGACCGTCGCCATCGAGCGCTTCGGCGCTGCCATGGAGACCATGCCGGTCAGCGAGCGGGGTGCTCCCGACGTCCGGGCGCTGATCCGCGCCGTCAACGCCATGCAGGCGAACATCGCCGAACTGCTGCGCAGCCGCACCCTCGTGCTCGGCGCGATCAGCCATGATCTGCGCACTTATGTCACGCGGCTGCGGCTACGTCTCGAGCTGCTGCCCGAAAGCGTGCAGCGGGACAAGGCAACCGTCGATCTCGACGACATGCAATCGCTGATGGATGATGCGCTCGCCTTTGTCCGCGCCTCGTTCGCAGGCCCGTCGGCGGAAACCGTCGATCTTGCCCGCGTCGCGCGGACCGAGTACGAAGCGCGCAAGGGTGCCTGCGCAGCGCTGACGCTCACCTGCGAAGATCCGGCTCTCCTCATCCGCGGCTCGGCTGCGGGCATGGCTCGGGTCGTTGCCAATCTCGTCAACAACGCGATCCTCTATGGTGGCGCCGCGGACATCTCGTTGTACGCCGAGACCGATGTGATCGAACTCCTGGTCGAGGACCGCGGGCCGGGAATCCCGGTTGACGAACGCACCCGCGTATTCGATCCATTCTACCGGCTGGAGACCTCGCGCAGCCGCGAGAGCGGCGGCGCAGGATTGGGACTCACAATCGTGAGGCAAGTTGTCGAAAGCAACGGCGGCACGGTCGCCATTGAGGATCGTCCCGGTGGCGGCACCCGTGTCCGCGTCCGGCTGCCGCGCGAGCGGTCTCAGTAA